A region from the Hippopotamus amphibius kiboko isolate mHipAmp2 chromosome 15, mHipAmp2.hap2, whole genome shotgun sequence genome encodes:
- the LOC130836630 gene encoding 60S ribosomal protein L21-like encodes MTTTKGKRRGTRYMFSRPFRKHGVVPLATYMRSYKKGDIVDIKGMGTVQKGMSHKCYHDETGRVYNVTQHAVGITVNKQVKGKILAKRINVCIEHIKHSKSRDSFRKRVKENDQKKKEAKEKGTWVQLKRQPAPPREAHFVRTNGKEPELLEPIPYEFMA; translated from the coding sequence ATGACCACcacaaaagggaagaggaggggcaccCGCTACATGTTCTCTAGGCCTTTTAGAAAACATGGAGTTGTTCCCTTGGCCACATACATGCGAAGCTACAAGAAAGGTGATATTGTAGATATCAAGGGAATGGGCACTGTACAAAAAGGAATGTCCCACAAATGTTACCATGACGAAACTGGAAGAGTCTACAATGTCACCCAGCATGCTGTTGGCATCACTGTAAACAAACAAGTTAAGGGCAAGATTCTTGCCAAGAGAATTAATGTGTGTATCGAGCATATTAAGCACTCTAAGAGCCGAGACAGCTTCCGGAAACgggtgaaggaaaatgatcagaaaaagaaagaagccaaagagaagggTACTTGGGTTCAGCTGAAGCGCCAGCCTGCTCCACCCAGAGAAGCACACTTCGTGAGAACTAACGGAAAGGAGCCTGAGCTGCTGGAGCCCATTCCCTACGAGTTCATGGCATGA